The proteins below come from a single Zhouia spongiae genomic window:
- a CDS encoding cadherin domain-containing protein — MKLFKKGMLLSFITIQLIACSKDDEPQNTPPVIKAQSFTVAEDKAANSNIGTIIATDVDKDDLIFKITKNDDDLFAVNTSGNLSITANKSLDYETQTKHEITVEVSDGKDKASAVITINVTDVVENEAPKIDDQSFEVSEDAATGVTLATIVATDPNNDAITFTLDDDSLFTFSSSNEGKLQLATGKSLDFESKTTYELMVTVSDGVYTSTATITINITDVNEAPVITDSSYVNDVAENINDDDIIAEIVAVDPENDVINYSITSDSDQLFEIENQGKITLKTGESLDYETKTSHTITVRVTDNKALYTEETFTIKVTDVNENSSTVSTIVGATNGSDGDVNGTGTSARFNTPWGIAYHGGFYYVADLLNHKIKRINSSTLEVTTFAGSTKGFADGTGTVAMFNAPSDLVIDNRGNVYVSDKGNNRIRKITPNGVVTTLAGSGAFGNVDGIGSTASFSSPSGLCFYGDDIYVADAGNHTIRKVTPNGTVTTFAGSPDSSGYANGDRLHEAKFNNPVDVTADSRGTIYVSDNGNHVIRSINSGGTVRLYAGVPESAGLDDGSVFTGKLNNPQQITIAGDRSNELYIADYGNHAIRKVTRVVTGNTGSLHLVTVVGKNGQGNVDGDENTAKLNFPAGIIPDSQSNNNILITDSHAIRKVKE, encoded by the coding sequence ATGAAATTATTTAAAAAAGGAATGTTACTAAGTTTTATCACTATTCAGCTTATTGCTTGTAGTAAAGATGATGAACCACAAAACACCCCTCCGGTTATTAAAGCACAAAGCTTTACGGTAGCAGAAGATAAAGCTGCAAACAGTAATATCGGAACTATTATAGCTACTGATGTTGATAAAGACGATTTAATTTTTAAGATTACAAAAAATGACGACGATCTGTTTGCTGTAAATACTTCAGGTAATTTGAGTATTACTGCTAACAAAAGTTTAGATTATGAAACTCAAACCAAACACGAAATTACTGTAGAAGTAAGCGATGGTAAAGACAAAGCCTCAGCAGTAATAACTATTAACGTTACCGATGTTGTTGAGAATGAAGCTCCAAAAATAGACGATCAGAGTTTTGAGGTTTCAGAAGATGCTGCTACAGGAGTTACCTTGGCAACCATAGTTGCCACAGATCCTAATAACGATGCAATCACTTTTACTCTTGATGATGATAGTCTTTTTACATTCAGCTCTTCAAATGAAGGAAAGTTACAGCTGGCTACGGGAAAGTCTCTTGATTTTGAATCTAAAACTACATATGAACTAATGGTAACGGTTAGTGATGGAGTTTACACCAGTACGGCAACAATCACTATAAATATTACAGATGTTAATGAAGCTCCGGTTATTACTGACAGCTCTTATGTTAACGACGTGGCAGAAAATATAAATGATGATGATATCATCGCTGAAATAGTTGCTGTTGATCCTGAAAATGATGTTATCAATTACAGTATTACCTCAGACTCTGATCAACTTTTTGAAATTGAAAATCAGGGAAAAATCACCTTAAAAACAGGTGAATCATTGGATTATGAAACCAAAACTTCTCATACCATTACTGTGCGAGTTACGGATAACAAAGCTTTGTATACTGAAGAAACATTTACTATAAAAGTAACCGATGTTAACGAAAATAGCAGCACTGTAAGTACCATTGTTGGTGCTACAAATGGTAGTGACGGAGATGTAAACGGCACAGGAACAAGTGCCCGCTTTAATACGCCGTGGGGTATTGCTTATCACGGTGGATTTTACTATGTAGCCGATTTATTAAACCATAAAATAAAAAGAATAAACAGTAGTACTTTAGAGGTAACCACTTTTGCGGGATCTACCAAAGGTTTTGCTGATGGCACGGGTACTGTAGCAATGTTTAATGCACCAAGTGATTTGGTTATAGATAATCGAGGAAATGTTTATGTTTCAGATAAAGGTAATAACAGAATTAGAAAAATTACGCCTAATGGGGTGGTTACTACCCTTGCAGGTTCAGGTGCTTTTGGAAATGTAGATGGAATAGGAAGTACAGCTTCATTTTCAAGCCCTAGTGGTTTGTGTTTTTATGGAGATGATATTTATGTCGCTGATGCTGGCAACCATACCATCAGAAAGGTTACGCCTAATGGTACGGTGACCACCTTTGCAGGAAGCCCTGACTCATCCGGTTATGCGAATGGTGATCGTTTACACGAAGCTAAGTTTAATAACCCTGTAGATGTCACTGCTGATAGCAGGGGTACTATTTATGTAAGTGATAATGGTAATCATGTAATTAGGAGTATTAACAGTGGTGGAACAGTTCGTTTGTATGCGGGTGTGCCAGAAAGTGCTGGATTGGATGATGGTTCTGTGTTTACAGGAAAATTAAACAATCCTCAACAAATTACCATTGCAGGTGATCGTTCAAATGAATTATACATTGCAGATTATGGTAACCATGCAATAAGAAAAGTAACCCGTGTAGTAACAGGAAATACGGGTAGCTTACATTTAGTTACCGTGGTAGGTAAAAACGGGCAAGGAAATGTAGATGGAGATGAAAATACGGCAAAACTTAATTTTCCCGCAGGAATTATACCTGATTCGCAATCAAATAATAATATACTCATTACCGACAGCCATGCTATACGTAAAGTAAAAGAATAA
- a CDS encoding FecR family protein, with protein sequence MKEDERRLIEKFIHDSLTENELKTLKEWLSDEQNLKFLEKEVQLDHLIKSQLLRFNTEDAYTSIKLHINHEEKRKNKMKILRVSLKYAAIFAGVLVLGYGIFNRAEVSEKLVIRDEQVTLKLEDGNTIIINPSNEEQITDQDGNLIASQDGETLKYPSKQSRKKITYNTLQVPFGKTFTLLLSDQTRVYLNSGSELTYPKEFQSNERKVFLKGEAFFEVTKNKNAPFIVSTANKNITVLGTKFNVSAYEDISESTAVLLEGAIALNDLAALHDPILLHPNEMAAWDKNGNPDIKTVNPYDYMAWMEGKLVFNKKPFEEILARLEKKYNVTIDNRYLELNEQRYQGSFDDIPVYEVLDTFKETRFFNYEIKNNTIIITKPAQ encoded by the coding sequence ATGAAAGAAGACGAACGTCGGTTAATCGAAAAATTTATTCATGACAGCCTCACAGAAAACGAACTAAAGACATTAAAAGAATGGTTGTCGGATGAACAGAATTTAAAGTTTCTCGAGAAAGAAGTCCAGTTGGACCACCTTATTAAGTCTCAATTGCTCCGTTTCAATACGGAAGATGCATATACCAGCATAAAACTTCATATCAACCATGAAGAGAAAAGGAAGAATAAAATGAAGATCCTTCGGGTTTCTCTGAAATATGCAGCAATTTTTGCAGGAGTACTGGTTTTGGGGTATGGTATTTTCAACAGGGCAGAAGTATCGGAGAAACTGGTTATCCGGGACGAGCAGGTTACCCTTAAACTTGAAGACGGGAACACCATTATAATAAATCCATCAAATGAAGAGCAGATAACAGATCAGGACGGAAACCTCATAGCTTCACAAGATGGAGAAACCTTAAAATATCCTTCAAAACAAAGCAGAAAAAAAATCACCTATAATACCCTTCAGGTCCCGTTCGGGAAGACATTTACACTATTATTATCCGACCAGACGCGCGTATATCTAAACTCAGGCAGTGAACTTACTTATCCCAAGGAATTTCAAAGTAACGAGCGAAAGGTGTTTTTAAAAGGGGAAGCCTTTTTTGAAGTTACAAAAAACAAAAATGCGCCTTTTATTGTCAGTACGGCAAACAAAAACATCACTGTTCTGGGAACCAAGTTCAACGTATCTGCCTATGAAGATATATCGGAGTCAACTGCAGTACTCTTAGAAGGTGCCATAGCATTAAATGACTTGGCTGCTTTACACGATCCTATTCTGCTTCATCCAAACGAGATGGCAGCCTGGGATAAAAACGGCAACCCTGATATTAAAACTGTAAATCCATACGATTATATGGCCTGGATGGAAGGAAAACTTGTTTTTAATAAAAAACCATTTGAAGAGATCCTGGCAAGATTAGAAAAAAAATACAATGTGACCATAGACAATCGGTACCTCGAATTAAATGAACAACGCTATCAGGGTTCTTTTGATGATATCCCTGTTTATGAAGTATTAGATACTTTTAAAGAAACCCGCTTCTTTAATTATGAGATAAAGAACAATACCATAATCATAACGAAACCGGCCCAATAA
- a CDS encoding SsrA-binding protein encodes MKKSFFKTIAKINKIVLPSFTKRRLDISKAKKWQLAIIGWRAYVTIKALD; translated from the coding sequence ATGAAAAAATCTTTCTTTAAAACGATTGCTAAAATCAATAAAATAGTACTTCCTTCATTTACAAAAAGGAGACTGGATATCAGCAAAGCTAAAAAATGGCAATTAGCCATTATCGGATGGCGGGCATATGTTACAATAAAAGCCCTCGATTAA
- a CDS encoding TonB-dependent receptor: MFKEIESKTEYSFFYNLQDVDLQQKINLNVTNERLDTVLEQLFNNTNVDYKVKRKNIILTRSTRKTTPTLSLSIPTIQAKTISGIVTDENGQPLPGVTVMVQGANKGTSTDFDGNYTVEVNDGDTLSFSYVGYLTQHIDVAGKTVIDVKLQPDIAQLDEIVVIGYGAIKQKNVTGAIGKVDAEDLNVSVASNFQQTLQGKAAGVQVVQPTGQPGAGVSVKIRSNPSFANAGVLYVIDGVPVNDTAGQPSFGDGVGSKYDAPPGAGYAAGGVDKSSLNFINPNDIESIQFLKDASAASIYGARAGAGVVLITTKKGAEGKSTLQYSSNYAIQNADKMYPVFGAKEYMEQRNLLRLEKWYRDNQIAPYYGTVDASTVTPYSPLYSEEEIGNALNRQAATDAITRSGYTQQHNISLSGGNKKTTYFASGNYFEQKGVIIGTDYRRYNGRLNLTHSLSDKIRVGANILLSNSKANNTITGGEFENGGIVTAAIYWAPIQPLRLEDGSYPVSPYYPNIPNPLSYETNTDITKSHRVLSTAFGEWSIVDGLKAKASFSYDQSYSKRSSYFPKTFLYGNQANGSASITESDSQSKLYEYTLNYDKDISAKHHLNTVLGYTYQQTDWSGFNAGNQNFLSDAILYYSLGSGQSDKPTVGSFKNQNTWASYFARAIYTYNDNITLQASIRRDGSSIFAENKKWGYFPAVSAGWIISDEPWLKSIDKISLLKLRAGYGETGNSSFGSAAFEIYNTSLSAYFGTNSVSSGLVLSRAANSNLTWETAGELNVGLDFGLFNNRISGSVDYFNKTIRDLITFVPYPSGFIIDGVYANAGKTRSTGYEISLETRNIVPGSSKGFQWSTNITLSHYLNYWVERSEQALSVLSPYEVEKGKKALFSPIFGYQSNGVFTGEYGTAPSHMPDMLPGGIIIKDIHGYDDEGNLIGPDGAITEADRTYIGNADPDLIFGIGNTFKYKGFDLYVFLSGMKQKKWSPLAGGRATESTMDAFGYNAMPVSAERWNIQNTNGTFPTALYDANYSGYQSGANYWLVDASFIRARNITLGYTFSEDVMKRQNIFSSLKLSFDMQNLFTITNYPGLDPELNSGNFYPLVKSFVFGINASF; the protein is encoded by the coding sequence GTGTTTAAAGAAATCGAATCTAAGACAGAGTATAGTTTCTTCTATAATTTACAAGATGTAGACCTGCAACAAAAAATTAACTTAAACGTCACAAACGAACGATTAGACACTGTACTGGAACAATTGTTCAATAATACTAACGTAGACTATAAGGTAAAACGAAAGAACATCATCTTAACAAGGTCAACCCGTAAAACAACTCCTACCCTTTCGCTTTCCATACCGACAATACAGGCAAAAACGATTAGCGGAATTGTTACGGACGAAAACGGACAGCCATTACCGGGAGTTACGGTAATGGTCCAGGGAGCAAACAAAGGAACTTCTACTGACTTTGACGGGAATTATACGGTCGAGGTCAACGATGGGGATACATTGTCTTTCAGCTATGTCGGGTACCTTACCCAACATATTGATGTTGCCGGGAAGACCGTCATCGATGTAAAATTACAACCGGATATCGCACAATTAGACGAAATTGTAGTTATTGGTTATGGAGCCATCAAGCAAAAGAACGTTACCGGAGCCATTGGTAAGGTAGATGCAGAGGATTTGAATGTAAGTGTAGCTTCCAATTTTCAACAAACGCTTCAGGGGAAGGCCGCCGGTGTTCAGGTCGTACAGCCTACCGGTCAGCCGGGGGCAGGAGTTTCAGTAAAAATCAGAAGCAACCCCTCTTTTGCGAATGCAGGCGTTCTTTATGTTATAGATGGTGTTCCGGTAAATGATACCGCCGGACAGCCTTCGTTTGGCGATGGTGTAGGTTCTAAATACGATGCCCCTCCCGGTGCCGGTTATGCCGCAGGTGGTGTCGACAAATCATCCCTGAATTTTATAAACCCTAACGATATCGAATCCATTCAATTCCTGAAGGATGCCAGTGCTGCTTCGATATATGGAGCCCGGGCCGGTGCCGGAGTTGTTCTTATCACCACTAAAAAAGGTGCGGAAGGCAAATCTACACTTCAGTATTCTTCTAATTACGCTATTCAGAATGCAGACAAGATGTATCCTGTTTTCGGTGCGAAAGAATACATGGAACAACGAAACCTGTTAAGGTTGGAAAAATGGTACAGAGATAACCAGATAGCTCCATACTACGGTACTGTAGATGCTTCAACAGTCACTCCTTATTCCCCGCTTTATTCTGAGGAAGAAATCGGCAATGCTTTAAACCGACAAGCTGCTACCGATGCCATAACGCGAAGTGGTTATACCCAACAACATAACATATCGTTATCGGGAGGAAACAAGAAAACTACATATTTTGCTTCCGGAAATTACTTTGAACAAAAGGGTGTTATTATTGGTACCGATTACAGACGTTATAACGGAAGGCTTAATTTAACACACTCACTATCCGATAAAATCAGGGTTGGGGCTAATATCCTATTATCTAACTCAAAAGCAAACAACACGATTACAGGTGGTGAATTTGAAAACGGAGGTATCGTAACGGCTGCTATTTACTGGGCTCCCATACAACCGCTAAGACTAGAAGACGGCAGTTATCCGGTAAGCCCTTATTATCCAAACATCCCAAATCCATTATCGTACGAAACCAATACCGATATTACAAAATCCCATCGTGTATTAAGTACGGCATTTGGTGAATGGTCTATTGTTGACGGGTTAAAGGCCAAAGCCAGTTTTAGTTACGATCAGTCCTATTCAAAGCGTTCTTCATATTTCCCAAAAACATTTCTATACGGAAATCAGGCCAATGGTTCTGCGAGCATCACAGAATCGGATTCTCAATCCAAACTATATGAATATACCCTAAATTACGACAAAGATATCTCGGCAAAACATCATCTAAATACTGTTTTAGGGTATACATACCAACAAACCGACTGGAGTGGTTTCAATGCCGGGAACCAAAACTTCCTATCTGATGCCATTTTATATTATTCGTTGGGTTCGGGACAGTCAGATAAACCAACTGTAGGGTCATTTAAGAACCAAAACACATGGGCTTCTTATTTTGCCAGGGCCATATATACTTATAATGATAATATTACACTACAAGCCTCAATTAGAAGGGACGGATCATCCATATTTGCAGAAAATAAAAAGTGGGGATATTTCCCAGCCGTATCTGCCGGTTGGATCATTTCCGATGAACCATGGTTAAAATCTATCGACAAGATCTCATTGCTTAAACTACGTGCAGGATACGGAGAAACGGGTAACAGCTCATTCGGATCGGCAGCATTTGAAATATACAATACAAGTTTGAGCGCCTATTTTGGCACCAATAGTGTTAGTTCCGGGCTTGTACTGTCGCGTGCCGCTAATTCTAACCTAACCTGGGAAACTGCAGGCGAGCTCAATGTAGGTTTGGATTTCGGGCTTTTCAACAACCGTATATCGGGTTCGGTAGATTACTTTAATAAAACTATACGAGACCTGATCACATTTGTTCCGTATCCATCAGGTTTTATTATTGATGGTGTATATGCCAATGCCGGAAAAACGAGATCTACAGGTTATGAAATCAGCCTGGAAACCAGGAATATTGTACCGGGAAGCTCGAAAGGATTCCAGTGGTCTACCAATATTACACTATCGCACTACTTAAACTATTGGGTAGAGCGATCAGAACAAGCTCTTAGTGTGCTTTCTCCTTATGAGGTCGAAAAAGGTAAAAAAGCATTGTTCTCTCCTATATTCGGTTATCAATCCAATGGAGTGTTTACCGGTGAATACGGAACTGCTCCCAGCCATATGCCGGACATGCTTCCGGGAGGAATTATCATAAAAGACATTCACGGTTATGATGACGAAGGCAATTTGATAGGGCCCGATGGTGCAATTACCGAAGCAGACAGGACCTATATTGGCAATGCAGATCCTGATCTGATTTTTGGTATCGGAAATACGTTCAAGTACAAAGGTTTTGATCTATATGTGTTCTTATCTGGTATGAAACAAAAAAAATGGTCGCCTTTGGCTGGTGGTAGAGCCACAGAGAGTACCATGGATGCATTTGGTTATAAT
- a CDS encoding cadherin repeat domain-containing protein: MKLFKKGVLLSFITIQLIACSKDDEPQNTPPVIKAQSFTVAEDKAASSNIGAVTAIDVDKDDLTFKIIKNDNDLFAVNTSGNLSITANKSLDYETQTKHEITLEVSDGKDKASAVITINVTDVNENSPISIADQSFTVAEDIGLGGLAGKLNITDPDDDVSTFSIKNGNDDGLFTINSFGEIRMNKKLDYETTTIHTLNIEVNDANGSSDNATITINVTNVNDVVPTVTVTGPFTVNEDIDDTVIIGQVQATDVEGDNLTYSLTSQSTTGNLFAINANSGELSLITGENLDYETATQHTVHITVFDGKHYVFDSVIIYVTDVVETGGTIVNIPDANFKAVLVANTTINTNGDSEIQVTEANNYVGSIHIQSKGINDLTGIEEFVKITELQASNNSLINIDLSKNTELTVLHLALCGLTSIDISKNTKLEDVSFNINQLTSLNFSSHTNLKKLSLENNKLTSLNLANGSNNNMTLFEVRQNPSLTCIKIDAGFTVPADGSWNKDAIASYNTTCP, translated from the coding sequence ATGAAATTATTTAAAAAAGGGGTGTTACTAAGTTTTATCACTATTCAGCTTATTGCTTGTAGTAAAGATGATGAACCACAAAACACCCCTCCGGTTATTAAAGCACAAAGCTTTACGGTAGCAGAAGATAAAGCTGCAAGTAGCAACATAGGAGCCGTTACAGCTATTGATGTTGATAAAGACGATTTAACTTTTAAAATAATAAAAAATGATAACGATCTGTTTGCTGTAAATACTTCAGGTAATTTGAGTATTACTGCTAACAAAAGTTTAGATTATGAAACTCAAACCAAACACGAAATTACTCTAGAAGTAAGCGATGGTAAAGACAAAGCCTCAGCAGTAATAACTATTAACGTTACCGATGTAAACGAAAATAGCCCAATCTCTATAGCTGATCAAAGTTTTACGGTAGCTGAAGATATTGGACTTGGTGGTTTGGCGGGTAAATTAAATATTACAGACCCGGATGATGATGTATCAACCTTTTCTATAAAAAACGGAAATGATGATGGTCTGTTTACTATTAATTCGTTTGGAGAAATACGCATGAATAAAAAGTTAGATTATGAAACAACAACTATTCATACATTAAATATTGAAGTAAACGATGCTAATGGAAGTTCAGATAACGCTACTATAACTATTAATGTAACCAATGTAAATGACGTTGTGCCCACTGTTACAGTAACTGGCCCATTTACTGTTAATGAAGATATTGATGATACCGTAATTATTGGTCAAGTACAAGCTACCGATGTAGAAGGAGATAATCTAACTTATAGTTTAACATCACAAAGTACGACAGGCAACCTGTTTGCAATTAATGCCAATAGCGGTGAATTATCATTAATTACAGGTGAAAATTTAGATTATGAGACTGCAACGCAACACACCGTGCATATAACAGTTTTTGACGGTAAACATTATGTTTTTGATAGTGTTATAATTTATGTTACCGATGTAGTTGAAACAGGAGGTACTATAGTAAATATACCTGATGCAAATTTTAAAGCGGTTTTAGTAGCAAATACCACCATAAACACGAATGGTGATAGTGAAATACAAGTAACCGAAGCCAATAACTATGTAGGAAGTATACACATACAAAGTAAAGGTATTAATGATTTAACAGGAATAGAAGAGTTTGTAAAAATAACTGAATTACAGGCAAGTAATAATAGCCTTATTAATATAGACTTAAGTAAAAATACTGAATTAACTGTTTTACATCTTGCTCTTTGCGGATTAACAAGTATTGATATATCAAAAAATACTAAACTAGAAGATGTTAGTTTTAACATAAACCAATTAACTTCTTTAAATTTTAGTTCTCATACAAATTTGAAAAAATTAAGCCTTGAAAATAATAAGCTTACTAGTCTAAATTTAGCAAATGGTTCTAACAATAATATGACACTCTTCGAAGTTAGACAAAATCCAAGCCTAACCTGTATTAAAATAGATGCTGGCTTTACAGTACCTGCCGACGGTTCTTGGAATAAAGATGCTATTGCTAGTTACAATACTACTTGTCCTTAA
- a CDS encoding RNA polymerase sigma factor — translation MKPLKTDDREAIITLIKKGETEAYKAVFVKYYKQLCVYIMSFTPDKSIAEDVVQTAFIRLWENKSQLREEGSVKGFLYTTAFNELAGIYRKNKKLNDALMDMKYESMHKLIEQDYEILEHKLAQVKQAIDLLPLKCREIFLLCKMDGRSYKEVAKELNISVKTVENQMGKALKIIRDSVDTKVLNLFLLINKFKR, via the coding sequence ATGAAGCCTTTGAAAACAGATGACCGGGAAGCTATCATCACCTTAATTAAAAAGGGAGAGACAGAGGCTTATAAAGCAGTGTTTGTTAAATATTACAAACAACTATGCGTGTATATAATGAGCTTTACTCCCGATAAAAGTATTGCTGAGGATGTTGTACAAACTGCATTCATCAGATTATGGGAAAACAAGAGCCAGTTAAGGGAAGAAGGCTCTGTTAAGGGTTTTTTATACACGACTGCTTTTAATGAATTGGCCGGTATTTACAGGAAAAACAAAAAGCTTAACGATGCTCTCATGGATATGAAATATGAAAGTATGCATAAGCTTATTGAGCAGGATTATGAAATACTGGAGCACAAGTTAGCCCAGGTAAAACAGGCCATTGATTTGCTCCCTCTTAAATGCCGTGAAATCTTTTTATTGTGTAAAATGGATGGCAGATCGTACAAAGAAGTGGCGAAAGAATTAAACATCTCAGTCAAGACGGTTGAAAACCAAATGGGAAAAGCATTGAAAATAATAAGGGACAGTGTCGACACTAAAGTGCTGAACCTTTTCCTGCTTATAAACAAGTTTAAAAGATAA
- a CDS encoding adenine phosphoribosyltransferase has protein sequence MDLERYIRDIPDFPKPGVIFKDITPLLNDNGAYNYTLQQLISLVSNEQIDKVIGVESRGLFFGMLMAQELNAGFVPVRKPNKLPFTTISQSYDLEYGSDAVEIHADAIEKGDRVLIHDDVLATGGTAGAVCTLVEKLGGEIVQCNFLMELTFLKGREKLNGHPTASLLQY, from the coding sequence ATGGATTTAGAAAGATACATTCGAGATATACCCGATTTTCCGAAACCGGGAGTGATTTTTAAGGATATAACCCCGTTGCTGAATGATAACGGAGCATATAATTATACCTTACAACAATTAATAAGCCTTGTTTCTAATGAGCAAATCGATAAAGTTATCGGTGTTGAAAGCAGGGGGCTCTTCTTTGGAATGCTGATGGCTCAGGAGTTGAACGCCGGCTTTGTTCCTGTGAGGAAACCAAATAAATTGCCTTTTACAACAATTTCTCAGTCGTATGATCTGGAATATGGTTCGGATGCAGTAGAGATTCATGCTGACGCCATTGAGAAAGGGGATAGGGTATTGATCCACGACGATGTTTTAGCAACCGGCGGAACGGCAGGTGCTGTATGTACATTGGTAGAGAAATTAGGGGGCGAGATTGTTCAGTGTAATTTCTTGATGGAGCTTACTTTTTTAAAGGGCAGGGAGAAACTAAACGGCCATCCGACAGCATCATTATTGCAGTATTAA